Proteins from one bacterium genomic window:
- a CDS encoding DUF5671 domain-containing protein, with protein MDTTQPTQKPRTTAADFFLHLGVIVALYVTVISFLNLVFSLINYVYPNLPLEQGVPTSDLSIPVSALVIFAPLYIFLSWLLNKQYGTNPYKRELGVRKWLVYLTLFISGLAIAIDLVVLVYSFVSGELITLGFLLKVLSVFTVLVAVFWYHIADLKDKINASQNKKLAIALSVVIIGFICLSFAIMGSPFKQRLLKIDGRRVSDLQNIQYQVLNYWQSKEKLPTTLDDLVDSLSYNKVPVDPATQSQYEYRAIPPFSFELCATFDLPSEESVKSIAQPEFVSDYEFENWKHEKGRTCFERTIDPDRYPPYTKVR; from the coding sequence ATGGATACAACGCAGCCAACACAAAAACCCCGTACAACAGCCGCCGACTTCTTTCTCCATCTCGGAGTTATTGTCGCCTTGTACGTAACGGTAATCAGTTTTCTCAATCTCGTTTTCAGCCTTATTAACTATGTATATCCGAACTTGCCGCTTGAACAGGGGGTTCCGACAAGCGACCTGAGTATCCCCGTGTCTGCGCTTGTTATTTTTGCCCCGTTGTACATTTTTCTTTCATGGCTTCTCAATAAGCAATATGGCACCAACCCTTACAAGCGTGAGTTGGGAGTGCGAAAATGGCTGGTGTATCTTACGCTTTTTATCTCCGGTCTGGCGATTGCTATCGACCTTGTTGTTCTGGTGTACAGTTTCGTGAGCGGAGAATTAATCACTCTCGGTTTCCTCCTTAAGGTCTTGTCGGTCTTTACTGTTTTAGTCGCCGTTTTTTGGTATCATATTGCCGATTTGAAGGACAAAATAAACGCATCACAAAACAAAAAACTCGCAATTGCTCTTTCCGTTGTCATTATCGGCTTCATTTGTTTGAGTTTTGCCATTATGGGCTCGCCGTTTAAGCAAAGACTTCTGAAAATCGACGGTCGTCGAGTTTCCGACTTGCAAAACATTCAATATCAAGTGCTTAACTACTGGCAGTCAAAAGAGAAATTACCGACAACACTTGATGACCTTGTCGATTCTCTTTCGTACAACAAGGTTCCTGTCGACCCTGCTACCCAGTCCCAATATGAATATCGTGCAATTCCGCCCTTTTCCTTCGAATTGTGTGCTACCTTTGATCTTCCAAGTGAGGAAAGTGTAAAAAGTATTGCACAGCCCGAGTTTGTCAGCGACTATGAATTTGAAAACTGGAAGCATGAAAAGGGAAGAACCTGCTTTGAACGCACTATTGACCCGGACAGGTATCCTCCGTATACCAAAGTAAGATAG
- the leuS gene encoding leucine--tRNA ligase, which produces MAQEYNHLSIEKKWREKWAKEKIYKTTELGDKPKAYILDMFPYPSGVGLHVGHPKGYIATDIYSRFKHMNGFNVLHPMGWDAFGLPAEEYAIKNKIHPRVAVEQNIKRYKEQLEILGFNYDWEREIDTTDPKYYKWTQWIFLQMFKDGLAFESHEPINWCPSCKTGLANEDLEGGKCERCGSIVEKRPIRQWVLKITDYAEDLLADLKDLAWPESIKESQRNWIGKSEGAEFDFELVDIPGQPDGKHKVKVFTTRPDTLFGATFVAISAARAKLWLDIGWKASEEIKKFIEKTLAKEAVRALNEVPEKEGMFTGIYAKNPANREKIPVWIANYVLSDYGSGVIMAVPAHDERDFEFAKKFSIEIRPVVLSGGSVQIGWTMEKYAEEWNDHYAKNGKLWNSGEFTGMESEEAKKEIIKFAKGKEKIQYKLKDWVFSRQRYWGEPIPLIHCKKCGVVPVPEKDLPVELPDVKYYEPTGTGESPLANISEWVNVKCPKCGGEAKRETNTMPQWAGSCWYYLRYMDPKNDKALVDPKKEKHWAPVDMYVGGTEHATRHLIYARFWHKFLYKIGAVSTKEPFIALRNQGLIMGTDGRKMSKRFGNVVNPDDIVAQFGADTMRVYEMFMGPFEASISWSTDNLVGSRRFVERVWNLAQKVSKEGTVSDETLFNRTVKQVTEDIENFRFNTVISDMMILLNSLEKEEKIPQAIFETFITLLSPVAPHITEELWQALGYQTSIHLQPWPTFDVAKLVSETATIAVQVNGKIRGECTVSNTATEDEIKTQALSLESVKKWTEGKEIKKTIFIKGKLISFVV; this is translated from the coding sequence ATGGCGCAGGAATATAACCATTTGTCCATAGAAAAAAAATGGCGGGAGAAATGGGCAAAAGAAAAAATCTATAAAACAACGGAATTAGGTGACAAGCCAAAAGCCTATATTTTGGACATGTTCCCATACCCTTCAGGTGTGGGACTTCATGTCGGGCACCCAAAGGGCTACATTGCAACCGATATCTACTCACGTTTCAAGCATATGAACGGCTTCAATGTCCTGCATCCAATGGGGTGGGACGCATTCGGTTTGCCCGCGGAAGAATATGCCATTAAAAACAAAATTCATCCGCGCGTTGCCGTAGAGCAAAATATCAAACGCTACAAAGAACAGCTGGAAATTCTCGGATTCAATTATGACTGGGAGCGGGAAATCGATACTACCGACCCGAAATACTATAAATGGACGCAATGGATTTTTCTGCAGATGTTTAAAGACGGTCTTGCTTTCGAGTCGCACGAGCCGATTAACTGGTGTCCGTCATGTAAAACAGGTCTTGCTAACGAAGACCTGGAAGGAGGAAAGTGCGAACGCTGCGGTTCGATTGTCGAAAAACGTCCGATTCGCCAGTGGGTCTTGAAAATCACCGATTATGCGGAAGATTTGCTTGCCGACCTGAAAGATTTGGCATGGCCCGAATCCATAAAAGAATCCCAGCGAAACTGGATAGGGAAAAGTGAGGGAGCGGAATTTGACTTCGAACTTGTGGATATTCCCGGCCAGCCCGATGGCAAACATAAGGTAAAAGTATTCACTACACGCCCCGACACGCTGTTCGGTGCGACCTTTGTAGCGATTTCCGCAGCGCGAGCGAAACTCTGGCTTGATATCGGCTGGAAAGCGAGCGAAGAAATAAAAAAATTCATCGAAAAAACTCTTGCCAAGGAAGCGGTTCGCGCGCTTAATGAAGTTCCGGAGAAGGAGGGAATGTTTACGGGCATATACGCAAAAAATCCCGCGAACAGAGAAAAAATTCCCGTATGGATTGCGAATTACGTTCTCTCGGATTATGGAAGCGGGGTAATTATGGCAGTACCCGCCCACGATGAGCGTGATTTTGAGTTCGCCAAGAAATTCTCTATAGAAATTCGTCCTGTTGTTCTTTCAGGGGGTAGCGTCCAAATAGGTTGGACCATGGAAAAATATGCTGAAGAATGGAATGACCACTACGCTAAAAATGGCAAACTTTGGAATTCAGGTGAGTTTACTGGCATGGAAAGTGAGGAAGCGAAAAAGGAAATTATAAAGTTTGCAAAAGGAAAAGAAAAAATTCAGTACAAACTCAAAGATTGGGTATTCTCCCGTCAGCGATATTGGGGTGAACCTATTCCTCTCATCCATTGCAAAAAATGTGGTGTAGTTCCCGTGCCTGAAAAAGATTTGCCGGTGGAATTGCCTGATGTGAAGTACTACGAACCGACCGGAACGGGGGAATCACCTCTCGCAAACATTTCAGAGTGGGTGAATGTGAAATGTCCGAAATGCGGCGGGGAAGCCAAGCGCGAAACAAATACAATGCCGCAGTGGGCCGGCTCGTGCTGGTACTACCTGCGCTACATGGACCCGAAAAATGACAAGGCGCTCGTTGACCCCAAAAAGGAAAAACACTGGGCTCCTGTGGACATGTATGTGGGAGGTACAGAACATGCCACGCGTCACCTTATCTATGCCCGTTTTTGGCATAAGTTTCTCTATAAAATAGGCGCAGTAAGCACCAAAGAGCCCTTCATAGCCCTTCGCAACCAAGGCCTTATCATGGGTACGGACGGACGAAAAATGAGTAAGCGGTTCGGAAATGTCGTTAATCCCGACGATATAGTTGCGCAATTCGGCGCGGACACCATGCGTGTATATGAAATGTTTATGGGTCCGTTTGAAGCGTCAATCTCATGGAGTACGGACAATCTCGTGGGCTCACGGCGTTTCGTTGAGCGTGTCTGGAATCTCGCGCAAAAAGTTTCAAAAGAAGGAACCGTTTCGGACGAAACTCTTTTCAACCGTACCGTAAAGCAGGTGACCGAGGATATAGAAAATTTTCGTTTTAATACCGTCATATCGGACATGATGATATTGTTGAATTCTCTTGAAAAAGAAGAAAAAATTCCGCAAGCGATTTTTGAAACATTTATTACCCTTCTGTCTCCGGTTGCTCCACATATCACCGAGGAATTATGGCAGGCCTTGGGCTACCAAACCTCAATCCATCTTCAGCCGTGGCCGACATTTGACGTTGCAAAACTCGTATCCGAAACGGCCACAATTGCCGTGCAGGTAAACGGAAAAATCAGGGGGGAATGCACTGTCTCAAACACCGCAACAGAAGATGAAATTAAAACACAGGCACTTTCTTTAGAGTCCGTAAAAAAATGGACGGAAGGCAAGGAGATTAAAAAGACCATTTTCATAAAAGGAAAACTCATCAGTTTTGTTGTTTGA
- a CDS encoding sigma factor-like helix-turn-helix DNA-binding protein, giving the protein MSEKITVAFKPKQVVKKLLAVLVPRAKDVIVSRYGLGNESARLTLEAIGKKYNITRERVRQIENYSLDHIRKSKEYKETLPVFEELKESMHLMGGLVPEEEFLTTLAKDKSTQNHIHFLLVVGEHFTRYKEDDHFKTRWHVDNELAEQVHGSLKKLYENLSDDDLISDPDFIESFLEQLHELAEKYKSDEIMKRWLSLSKKIGRNPLGEWGKSSSSNINARGMRDYAFLVIRKHGSPIHFREVAEAITKIFNKKAHVATTHNELIKDSRFVLVGRGLYALSEWGYMSGVVKDVIRKVLEKNGPLTKQEIIDKVLKERYVKENTIVVNLQNPKFFKKDTQGRYALAK; this is encoded by the coding sequence ATGTCCGAAAAAATTACAGTAGCGTTTAAGCCCAAACAAGTTGTCAAAAAACTCCTTGCTGTTCTCGTTCCCAGGGCAAAAGACGTCATTGTAAGTCGTTATGGTCTCGGAAATGAAAGCGCCCGTCTTACTCTCGAAGCTATCGGGAAAAAATACAACATTACCCGCGAGCGCGTGCGACAAATAGAAAACTACTCTCTCGACCACATTCGAAAATCCAAGGAATACAAAGAAACCCTTCCGGTTTTTGAAGAGCTCAAGGAATCCATGCATTTAATGGGCGGACTTGTTCCGGAAGAAGAATTTTTAACGACGCTTGCCAAGGACAAGAGTACCCAAAACCATATCCACTTCCTTTTAGTTGTCGGTGAACATTTTACCCGTTACAAAGAAGATGACCACTTTAAAACCCGTTGGCACGTCGACAATGAACTTGCCGAACAGGTGCACGGGTCTTTGAAGAAATTGTACGAAAATCTTTCCGACGATGACCTCATATCGGATCCAGACTTTATCGAATCTTTTCTGGAACAACTCCATGAGCTCGCCGAAAAATATAAAAGTGATGAAATCATGAAGCGCTGGCTTTCGCTTTCAAAGAAAATCGGACGCAATCCTCTTGGCGAATGGGGCAAATCAAGTTCCTCAAATATCAATGCCCGCGGTATGCGCGACTATGCATTCCTGGTTATCCGTAAACACGGTTCACCAATTCATTTTCGAGAAGTAGCCGAAGCAATTACCAAAATTTTCAATAAAAAGGCCCACGTTGCGACGACCCACAACGAACTTATCAAAGATTCCCGTTTTGTTCTTGTCGGCCGCGGCTTGTACGCCCTTTCCGAATGGGGATATATGAGTGGTGTCGTTAAAGATGTTATTCGCAAAGTGCTTGAGAAAAACGGCCCTCTTACCAAGCAGGAAATTATCGACAAGGTCTTGAAGGAACGATATGTTAAAGAAAACACCATTGTCGTTAATCTTCAGAATCCGAAGTTTTTCAAAAAAGACACCCAAGGCCGCTACGCTCTCGCCAAATAA
- a CDS encoding ROK family protein, whose amino-acid sequence MLFDIGGTKMRIAVSDGGRQLGEYKIVETPKDFNEGMSRFASVVAELTHGKKAQGAAGGIAGTFLKEKKELVRSPHLRAWVGKPIQEELEKIIGGKVFIENDAAIVGLGEALYGAGKGHNIVVYVTVSTGVGGARIVKGIIDPSTAGFEPGHQVIDIASAIDPVDNPNGTLENFISGSAMEKRFGVPPWEVTDKHAWEEMAEWLAYGLFNTTLYWSPEVIVLGGPMIVGRPGIDVHLTTLYLKKLLEEFSYMPLIKKAQLESIGGLYGALAHLNRVIR is encoded by the coding sequence ATGCTTTTCGACATTGGCGGAACAAAGATGCGTATCGCCGTCTCCGACGGGGGCCGTCAACTTGGAGAATATAAAATCGTTGAAACCCCGAAAGACTTTAACGAAGGAATGTCGCGGTTTGCATCCGTCGTCGCGGAATTAACTCACGGAAAAAAAGCCCAGGGCGCCGCGGGAGGTATCGCGGGCACTTTCTTGAAAGAAAAAAAAGAACTTGTCCGTTCTCCCCATTTGCGCGCATGGGTGGGAAAGCCCATTCAGGAAGAGTTGGAGAAAATTATCGGAGGAAAAGTGTTTATTGAAAACGATGCGGCTATTGTGGGGTTGGGAGAAGCGTTATACGGGGCGGGCAAAGGACACAATATTGTCGTATATGTCACTGTAAGCACCGGTGTCGGCGGAGCGCGCATTGTCAAAGGAATTATCGACCCTTCAACTGCCGGTTTTGAACCCGGACATCAGGTCATAGATATCGCTTCGGCCATTGACCCAGTTGATAATCCTAACGGTACGCTTGAGAATTTCATATCTGGTTCGGCTATGGAAAAACGGTTCGGTGTTCCTCCGTGGGAAGTTACCGACAAGCATGCGTGGGAAGAAATGGCGGAGTGGCTGGCCTACGGTCTTTTCAACACCACATTATATTGGTCCCCTGAGGTCATCGTTTTGGGCGGCCCCATGATAGTCGGGCGTCCGGGCATCGATGTTCATCTGACGACGCTGTATCTAAAGAAACTTCTTGAAGAGTTTTCATATATGCCCCTTATCAAAAAGGCACAGCTTGAATCTATCGGAGGCCTCTACGGGGCGCTTGCCCATTTGAACAGAGTAATAAGATAG
- the mltG gene encoding endolytic transglycosylase MltG, which translates to MRFSFPDISKFFISTFLPAVRNVFNLFFLWIKRNDTALIKGAVAVVLTYALFYASFFSAPREFPAQAITTIEDGKTLNQVSMFFAEQNIIRSPFWLKVFVTVFGGDKRIYAGDYFFKDPSSVITVARRITSDDHGLTSTRMTIPEGLNVFEIADLVAKKFKKFDPEKFIAIAPEGYLFPDTYFFLQNVEAEFVVAAMKKNFDEKIQGIMPRIEEFGRPFEDVIIMASIIETEARQKNTRRMISDILWRRIDIGMPLQVDVSFKYVNGKVTPDLTLDDLEIDSPYNTYRYAGLPPTPIANPGLGAIEAAVTPIKSSYLYFLSGHDGVMHYARTFEEHKQNRRLYLDR; encoded by the coding sequence ATGCGCTTTTCTTTCCCCGACATTTCAAAATTTTTTATTTCGACATTTCTGCCAGCGGTACGAAATGTTTTTAATCTGTTCTTTTTGTGGATAAAGCGAAATGACACCGCGCTTATCAAAGGTGCCGTGGCGGTTGTGCTTACTTACGCTCTTTTCTACGCGTCATTTTTCAGCGCTCCTCGGGAATTTCCCGCGCAAGCGATTACAACGATTGAAGACGGGAAAACGCTCAATCAGGTGTCTATGTTTTTTGCCGAACAAAACATTATCCGTTCTCCGTTCTGGCTTAAAGTATTTGTGACCGTATTCGGGGGGGACAAGCGTATTTATGCCGGCGATTATTTTTTCAAAGATCCTTCTTCCGTCATTACCGTCGCCCGTCGCATCACAAGCGACGACCACGGCCTCACTTCGACTCGCATGACAATCCCCGAGGGCCTCAATGTATTCGAAATTGCGGATTTGGTGGCCAAAAAGTTTAAGAAATTCGACCCGGAAAAATTTATCGCCATCGCGCCCGAAGGCTACCTTTTCCCTGACACATATTTTTTTCTTCAAAACGTCGAAGCTGAGTTTGTCGTAGCGGCCATGAAAAAAAACTTTGATGAAAAAATTCAAGGGATTATGCCCCGGATAGAAGAGTTCGGGCGTCCGTTTGAGGACGTGATTATCATGGCCTCAATCATAGAAACCGAAGCGCGACAAAAAAATACCCGGCGTATGATTTCCGATATCTTGTGGCGTCGCATCGATATCGGTATGCCTCTTCAAGTCGATGTTTCCTTTAAATACGTTAACGGCAAGGTAACGCCTGATTTGACGCTTGACGATTTGGAAATCGATTCGCCGTACAATACGTATAGATACGCCGGGTTGCCTCCGACGCCCATTGCAAATCCCGGTCTTGGGGCGATTGAAGCGGCGGTTACTCCCATTAAAAGCAGTTATCTGTATTTTCTTTCCGGTCACGACGGCGTAATGCATTATGCCCGCACGTTCGAGGAACATAAACAAAATCGGCGACTCTATCTTGATAGGTAA
- the ychF gene encoding redox-regulated ATPase YchF — protein MMLSIGIVGLPNVGKSTLFNALTLKSVPAENFPFCTIDPSVGIVAVPDERLWKLTTFSTSAKTIPAAIEFVDIAGLVKGASEGEGLGNQFLSHIREVDAIAEVVRIFEDQNIIHVDGKIQPLSDIETINLELVLADLQTVTKRKGSIEKDARRGDKVALIESGVLNKIEPVLKEGKPVSTLQFTEEEKPVLRNLHLLTSKPIMYVLNKKGGGTNLDELKDERWTALLKFFEDTNAKWTIADAKIEDELKELVGEEKETFRKELGGKDDGIDTLIKKGYELLNLITFFTTGEDESRAWTIRRDSKAPVAGAAIHTDFQHRFICAEVIPWNTLLEAGSYGTAREKGLLRTEGKEYVVKDGDVIEFKIGA, from the coding sequence ATCATGCTTTCAATCGGAATTGTCGGGCTTCCAAATGTCGGAAAATCAACGTTGTTTAACGCGCTGACCCTCAAGTCTGTTCCCGCGGAAAACTTTCCTTTTTGCACCATTGACCCATCGGTAGGCATTGTTGCCGTGCCGGACGAACGGTTGTGGAAACTTACAACATTCAGCACATCGGCAAAAACCATTCCTGCCGCCATTGAATTTGTCGATATTGCCGGGCTTGTCAAAGGAGCCTCGGAAGGCGAAGGCCTTGGCAACCAATTCTTAAGTCACATCAGGGAGGTTGATGCCATTGCGGAAGTGGTGCGTATTTTTGAAGACCAAAACATCATTCACGTTGACGGGAAAATCCAGCCGCTGTCCGACATTGAAACAATCAATCTCGAGCTTGTTTTGGCAGATTTGCAGACGGTTACGAAACGTAAGGGAAGTATTGAAAAAGACGCACGGCGAGGAGACAAAGTCGCGCTCATCGAATCGGGGGTATTGAATAAAATCGAGCCGGTTCTTAAAGAGGGGAAACCCGTTTCCACGCTCCAGTTTACGGAAGAAGAAAAACCCGTGCTTAGAAATCTTCACCTTCTGACCTCAAAACCGATTATGTATGTTCTCAACAAAAAAGGCGGGGGAACGAACCTTGATGAACTGAAAGACGAGCGCTGGACGGCACTTTTAAAGTTTTTTGAAGACACTAACGCCAAGTGGACGATTGCCGACGCAAAAATCGAGGACGAACTCAAAGAACTTGTTGGAGAAGAAAAAGAAACGTTCCGCAAGGAACTTGGGGGAAAAGATGACGGTATCGACACGCTCATCAAAAAGGGATACGAATTGCTGAATCTCATTACGTTTTTTACCACGGGAGAAGACGAAAGCCGCGCATGGACGATACGCCGCGATTCAAAAGCGCCCGTTGCGGGCGCCGCAATCCATACCGACTTTCAGCACAGATTCATTTGTGCCGAAGTCATTCCGTGGAACACGCTTCTCGAAGCCGGCTCATACGGCACCGCCCGGGAAAAAGGCCTTCTGCGCACCGAAGGGAAGGAATATGTCGTTAAAGATGGTGATGTGATTGAGTTCAAAATTGGTGCGTAG